DNA sequence from the Acidobacteriota bacterium genome:
TCTCGATCGGGTTGTGATTCTCGATCGGCGTCGAATATACGAAGTCGATTTTGTGTGCTGCAGTCGCCAATGCTGAGTTAACGTCGCCGCGTTTGTGCTGCAGCTCTTCCCGGCCGGCGAACTTCTCCGGCACGGTGGCGTTCTTCTGCGCGCGTTCCTCGTAGAGCGTCACCACCGGTGGTTGGCTTTGGTAAGTCACCTGGACCAGCGACGCTGCGTACGTCGCTTCTTCAAAAGACTCCGCCACTACCACGCCGAGATGTTGCCCGTCATGATAAATCTCATCGTCCTGCAGCGGCACACGGTTCTCG
Encoded proteins:
- a CDS encoding acylaldehyde oxidase, yielding MAATSSPIGQPIARIDGHVKVIGAAKYAAEFARPRLTYGALIQSTIAAGRVVKIDLSAAKSAPGVAGILTRENAPHFRPYPDDLRKPGAPGENRVPLQDDEIYHDGQHLGVVVAESFEEATYAASLVQVTYQSQPPVVTLYEERAQKNATVPEKFAGREELQHKRGDVNSALATAAHKIDFVYSTPIENHNPIE